Proteins from a genomic interval of Paenibacillus sp. FSL H8-0048:
- a CDS encoding HYR domain-containing protein, with translation MKHSKRKCKLVQQGRLGIISRWLCLSLLILMLAPGAVFGSGKIARNILPGPEADTASAAVYEAEPPIPEPQLHQGATVKDSVYSSVYQSVYEIDPTLGVILNHGAYQMSLMALSNVEGSMSPVSPLLQQIRLSQASGVIPGGRGFMLPQVVAVKDLAGNPLPGIPVTFTVSEDSTITAVMRGLNSTGITVVSDANGYASAANNYTGYIGEGYQVYSKGTGVIKTMEVKATVPGLQPVTFKVEVGAVGSNLIDTTPPSIKATAVTENGAPYIAGTWTSQSVTVHYTAEDTLSAIKSLTPDQKFTAEGAGQTATGKAVDSAATSDEDKNHYSIATFGPIHIDKSAPVTEAAVTGAESGSWSRGKIALHFTAEDPYSGVDAVYYKLGENAAVRTSGSSAAVELEQEGATTVSYWAVDRTGNAEAPRTVVVQIDKSGPLIASILSPEANEKGWNSTDVTVSLTASDAHSGVKEIHYRLGADGEEQTLAGSTAAFDVPVEGIIPLEFWAVDHAGNLTAVQKTEVKIDKTVPVITVPANITMEAKAVRTPADIGKASVQDISIPDVLLTNDAPADYPMGTTTVKWTAVDPVGLTSSQVQKITVKDTTKPVLTVQGDMVVEATAVKTPLVVTGASATDIFPVIVVNDAPKEFPIGPTTVTWMATDANSNVTTATQKVTVVDRTKPLLTVPADITKEAAGRRTVVDPGKAAATDIFKVNITNNAPEDYPVGVTKVSWTAKDENGNITTADQLIRITDTTKPVLTIPQDITVEATARRTKVNIGQAEASDLFDVLLTKDAPADYPVGVTKVTWTATDEHGNVTEKVQKITVTDTSPPQLTVPGDITAEATGIQTPVELGEASAKDIFSVTVTNNAPERFIFGTTVVTWTATDENGNTTKTTQTVKIVDTTKPLVTLPGGITAEATGAKTKVDIGQPVVTEIFAVTVKNDAPAEFPLGLTKVTWTITDEHGNATKGTQEVKIVDTTKPVITAPEDLTVEATAVRSKVALGEPVVFDLFETEIINDAPADFPVGTTLVTWMASDPSGNVAIAKQKVTVVDTTAPKLSIPADVKAEATAIRTPVVIGEATATDIFPVTVTSNAPENYAVGVTEVIWTAKDANGLVTTGKQKVTVVDTTLPILTVPQDISVEATAVNTPVQIGKATATDLFPVTVVSNAPASYPLGKTIVTWKATDTNGNFSTGTQTITVKDTTAPVIADIPDYIAEATGQTMQIKLPVPAVTDIFGIAAVSSNAPVSYPLGVTEVTWTAKDVNGNVSTRKQKVTILDTTKPVLAVPEDITVEAAAVETPVEIGEATATDIFKVTVKNNAPEAYPLGVTEVVWTATDANGNVTTKVQKIKVVDTTKPVLTVPEDITVEAAAVETPVEIDVAAATDIFKVTVKNNAPEAYPLGVTEVVWTATDANGNVTTKVQKIKVVDTTKPVLAVPEDITVEAAAVETPVEIGVAAATDIFKVTVKNNAPEAYPLGVTEVVWTATDANGNVTTKVQKIKVVDTTKPVLAVPEDITVEAAAVETPVEIGVAAAKDIFKVTVKNNAPEAYPLGVTEVVWTVTDANGNVTTKVQKIKVVDTTKPTLTVPEDLSVEATAVKTPVEIGQASATDIFKVTVTSDAPAAYPLGTTTVTWKAKDINGNEVTGVQRITVVDTTQPLLKFEGPLQLTKEATALETPVELEVPAALDFFPVTLTTDAPGEHSPITSEETLTANFPIGTTIVKWTAIDSSGNSAVGIVKVTIVDTVKPALKLPADITLEATALKTPVEIGVATGTDIFKVTVTSNAPENYVLGTTEVTWTATDANGNVSTGVQKITVVDTTKPVLKLPADKTVEATALKTPVEIGVATGTDIFKVTVTSNAPENYVLGTTEVTWTATDANGNVSTGVQKITVVDTTKPVLKLPADKTVEATALKTPVEIGVATGTDIFKVTVTSNAPESYVLGTTEVTWTATDANGNVSTGVQKITVVDTTKPVLKLPVDKTVEATALKTPVEIGVATGTDIFKVTVTSNAPENYVLGTTEVTWTATDANGNVSTGVQKITVVDTTKPVLKLPADKTVEATALKTPVEIGVATGTDIFKVTVTSNAPENYVLGTTEVTWTATDANGNVSTGVQKITVVDTTKPVLKAPADVAVPATGTKTLVNLGQATASDIFGVVLKNDAPADGFPLGKTVVTWTATDVNGNVSTAVQNVTVTQTFKVQSFNASRSSLTNTIFPRISFENTSKSTLQLSSIKLRYYYTIDGERFQSFYTDYARVAGSNTRVIQPYVTGSFQKTTGKTGSDYYLEVGFTSGAGSLKPGESVEIQCRFWKSDFSNYYQTNDYSFNGLATGFTDTSKITAYSYGNLIAGMEP, from the coding sequence ATGAAACATTCAAAAAGGAAATGCAAGCTTGTGCAGCAAGGACGGTTAGGCATCATCAGCAGATGGCTGTGTCTCTCGCTACTGATTCTGATGCTGGCGCCAGGAGCGGTGTTCGGGTCGGGGAAAATAGCCCGCAACATTCTTCCAGGGCCCGAAGCGGACACCGCATCTGCAGCAGTGTATGAGGCAGAGCCGCCAATACCGGAGCCGCAGCTTCATCAAGGGGCAACGGTTAAGGATTCGGTCTATAGCTCCGTGTATCAATCGGTGTATGAGATAGATCCTACCTTGGGAGTCATCCTGAATCATGGAGCCTATCAGATGAGTCTGATGGCACTCAGCAATGTCGAGGGCTCGATGAGCCCGGTATCGCCGCTGCTGCAGCAGATCCGGTTGTCGCAGGCCTCGGGTGTGATTCCAGGAGGGCGCGGCTTCATGCTTCCGCAGGTGGTGGCGGTCAAGGATCTGGCGGGTAATCCGCTGCCGGGTATTCCCGTCACCTTCACCGTCTCGGAGGACAGTACAATTACTGCGGTCATGCGCGGGCTCAACAGTACCGGAATTACAGTGGTGTCGGATGCAAACGGATATGCATCTGCGGCTAACAACTATACAGGTTATATAGGTGAAGGCTATCAGGTCTATTCGAAGGGAACCGGGGTCATTAAGACCATGGAGGTAAAAGCTACCGTTCCCGGTCTTCAGCCGGTTACCTTCAAGGTAGAGGTCGGAGCCGTAGGCTCTAACCTGATCGATACAACGCCGCCTTCCATTAAAGCCACGGCGGTGACGGAGAACGGTGCGCCTTACATTGCCGGAACGTGGACGAGTCAATCCGTGACTGTACATTATACGGCAGAGGACACGTTGTCAGCGATCAAATCACTGACCCCGGATCAGAAATTTACCGCTGAAGGAGCAGGCCAGACGGCAACGGGCAAGGCTGTTGACAGTGCGGCTACCAGTGATGAGGATAAGAACCACTATTCCATCGCAACCTTCGGTCCCATTCATATTGATAAAAGCGCTCCGGTTACAGAAGCAGCTGTAACAGGCGCTGAATCCGGCAGCTGGAGCCGGGGGAAGATTGCGCTGCATTTTACCGCTGAAGATCCATATTCCGGTGTGGACGCTGTGTATTACAAGCTGGGTGAGAATGCAGCAGTGAGAACTTCCGGCTCCAGCGCGGCCGTGGAGCTGGAACAGGAAGGAGCGACTACCGTCAGCTACTGGGCAGTGGACAGAACCGGGAATGCAGAAGCTCCCCGCACGGTAGTGGTACAAATTGACAAGAGCGGTCCGCTGATCGCCAGTATTCTCAGCCCTGAAGCAAATGAGAAGGGCTGGAACAGCACGGATGTTACGGTCTCTCTTACCGCATCAGATGCCCACTCCGGAGTGAAGGAGATCCATTATAGACTCGGAGCGGATGGCGAAGAACAGACTCTGGCAGGCAGCACGGCTGCTTTTGACGTCCCGGTGGAGGGCATTATCCCTCTGGAGTTCTGGGCCGTTGACCATGCAGGCAACCTGACCGCTGTACAGAAGACCGAAGTGAAGATTGACAAGACGGTCCCGGTCATTACGGTTCCGGCGAATATTACAATGGAAGCGAAGGCCGTTCGTACCCCAGCCGATATTGGTAAAGCCTCCGTTCAGGATATCTCCATCCCGGATGTTCTCCTGACAAATGATGCCCCTGCAGACTATCCAATGGGGACAACTACCGTCAAATGGACAGCGGTGGACCCGGTAGGACTGACCTCCTCACAGGTGCAGAAAATTACTGTAAAAGACACGACAAAGCCGGTACTAACCGTGCAGGGAGATATGGTTGTGGAAGCTACAGCGGTTAAGACGCCGCTTGTGGTCACCGGAGCGTCGGCTACGGATATTTTCCCGGTTATTGTGGTGAATGACGCACCGAAGGAATTCCCTATTGGCCCGACTACCGTCACCTGGATGGCGACCGATGCCAACAGCAATGTGACTACAGCAACCCAGAAGGTCACCGTAGTAGACAGAACTAAGCCGTTACTGACGGTTCCAGCCGATATTACAAAGGAAGCTGCAGGCCGGAGAACTGTGGTAGATCCGGGGAAGGCCGCCGCGACAGATATTTTCAAGGTAAATATTACGAATAATGCGCCTGAGGATTATCCGGTGGGCGTAACCAAGGTAAGCTGGACGGCTAAGGATGAGAATGGAAATATCACTACAGCAGATCAGCTGATCCGAATTACCGATACCACCAAGCCTGTACTGACAATACCGCAGGATATTACCGTAGAAGCTACGGCTAGACGGACGAAGGTGAATATTGGACAAGCCGAAGCCAGCGATCTGTTCGATGTGCTGCTAACCAAGGATGCCCCGGCGGATTATCCGGTGGGTGTAACCAAGGTTACCTGGACTGCCACAGATGAACATGGCAACGTCACCGAGAAAGTGCAGAAGATTACAGTTACAGATACATCGCCTCCACAGTTAACTGTGCCTGGAGACATCACCGCCGAGGCAACCGGCATTCAGACTCCAGTGGAGCTGGGGGAAGCGTCGGCCAAGGATATTTTCAGTGTTACTGTAACCAATAACGCCCCGGAACGCTTCATCTTCGGGACAACAGTCGTTACCTGGACGGCTACAGATGAGAATGGCAACACCACCAAGACAACGCAGACCGTGAAGATCGTAGACACGACGAAGCCGTTGGTTACGCTGCCAGGCGGTATAACGGCAGAAGCCACTGGAGCAAAAACAAAGGTAGACATCGGCCAGCCGGTGGTTACGGAAATTTTTGCCGTGACAGTTAAGAATGATGCTCCGGCGGAATTCCCGCTCGGACTCACCAAGGTAACATGGACGATTACGGACGAGCATGGCAATGCAACTAAAGGTACGCAAGAGGTCAAGATCGTAGATACGACCAAACCGGTCATTACAGCACCGGAGGATCTAACGGTAGAGGCAACGGCGGTCAGATCCAAGGTCGCTCTGGGCGAGCCGGTGGTCTTCGATCTGTTCGAGACTGAGATCATTAACGATGCTCCGGCTGATTTCCCGGTCGGCACCACGCTGGTTACCTGGATGGCCAGTGATCCAAGCGGCAATGTGGCAATCGCGAAGCAGAAGGTGACTGTTGTAGATACGACTGCGCCTAAGCTGTCTATCCCGGCAGACGTCAAGGCAGAGGCTACAGCTATCAGAACTCCAGTTGTGATTGGAGAGGCCACGGCCACGGATATTTTCCCGGTTACTGTAACGAGCAATGCTCCCGAGAATTATGCTGTGGGCGTTACCGAGGTTATCTGGACGGCGAAGGATGCTAACGGTCTGGTAACTACCGGCAAGCAAAAGGTGACTGTAGTGGATACCACCTTGCCAATCCTGACGGTTCCGCAGGATATCAGTGTGGAGGCTACCGCAGTAAATACTCCGGTGCAAATCGGCAAGGCTACGGCTACGGATCTGTTCCCGGTCACGGTGGTCAGCAATGCTCCGGCCAGCTACCCGCTCGGCAAGACGATTGTTACCTGGAAGGCGACAGATACGAACGGCAACTTCAGCACCGGCACCCAGACGATTACGGTAAAAGATACAACGGCCCCGGTAATCGCTGATATTCCGGACTACATTGCAGAAGCTACCGGGCAGACAATGCAGATTAAGCTGCCGGTGCCTGCGGTCACCGATATCTTCGGAATTGCCGCAGTGAGCAGCAATGCTCCGGTTTCCTATCCGCTGGGCGTGACTGAAGTCACCTGGACAGCGAAGGATGTGAACGGCAACGTATCCACGCGCAAGCAAAAGGTTACTATCTTGGATACCACGAAGCCTGTGCTTGCTGTACCGGAGGATATTACTGTAGAAGCGGCGGCGGTTGAGACTCCGGTGGAGATCGGCGAGGCCACGGCTACGGATATTTTCAAGGTGACGGTGAAGAATAATGCCCCTGAAGCGTATCCGCTGGGCGTAACAGAAGTAGTGTGGACGGCAACGGATGCGAACGGGAATGTGACTACGAAGGTGCAGAAGATTAAGGTCGTGGACACGACGAAGCCTGTGCTTACTGTACCGGAAGATATTACTGTAGAAGCGGCGGCGGTAGAGACTCCGGTAGAGATCGACGTGGCAGCGGCTACGGATATTTTCAAGGTGACAGTGAAGAATAATGCCCCTGAAGCGTATCCGCTGGGCGTAACAGAAGTAGTGTGGACAGCAACGGATGCGAACGGCAATGTGACTACGAAGGTGCAGAAGATTAAGGTCGTGGACACGACGAAGCCTGTACTTGCTGTACCGGAAGATATTACTGTAGAAGCGGCGGCGGTAGAGACTCCGGTAGAGATCGGCGTGGCAGCGGCTACGGATATTTTCAAGGTGACAGTGAAGAATAATGCCCCTGAAGCGTATCCGCTGGGCGTAACAGAAGTAGTGTGGACGGCAACGGATGCGAACGGGAATGTGACTACGAAGGTGCAGAAGATTAAGGTCGTGGACACAACGAAGCCTGTGCTTGCTGTACCGGAAGATATTACTGTAGAAGCGGCGGCGGTAGAGACTCCGGTAGAGATCGGCGTGGCAGCGGCCAAGGATATTTTCAAGGTGACAGTGAAGAATAATGCCCCTGAAGCGTATCCGCTGGGCGTAACAGAAGTAGTGTGGACGGTAACGGATGCGAACGGCAATGTGACTACGAAGGTGCAGAAGATTAAGGTCGTGGACACAACGAAGCCAACGCTTACTGTACCGGAGGATCTGTCCGTAGAAGCAACGGCAGTGAAGACTCCGGTGGAGATCGGGCAAGCGTCTGCTACGGATATTTTCAAGGTGACGGTGACATCGGATGCTCCAGCTGCTTATCCGCTGGGAACAACGACCGTTACCTGGAAGGCCAAAGATATCAATGGTAACGAGGTAACCGGGGTACAGCGGATTACCGTAGTGGATACGACACAGCCTTTGCTGAAATTCGAAGGACCCCTGCAGCTGACCAAGGAAGCAACGGCTCTGGAAACCCCGGTAGAACTGGAAGTGCCAGCGGCGCTGGATTTCTTCCCGGTTACTCTAACGACAGATGCTCCGGGAGAGCATAGCCCGATCACTTCAGAGGAGACCTTAACTGCAAATTTCCCTATCGGTACTACGATTGTGAAATGGACTGCTATAGATAGCAGCGGAAATTCCGCAGTAGGCATCGTGAAGGTGACTATTGTTGATACGGTCAAGCCTGCGCTTAAGCTTCCAGCTGACATTACTCTAGAAGCAACGGCGCTGAAAACTCCGGTGGAGATCGGCGTGGCAACGGGGACTGACATTTTCAAGGTAACCGTAACCAGTAATGCCCCTGAAAACTATGTGCTAGGAACCACTGAGGTTACTTGGACCGCTACGGATGCGAATGGCAATGTTAGCACGGGTGTGCAGAAGATTACGGTAGTGGACACCACGAAGCCAGTGTTGAAGCTTCCGGCTGACAAAACGGTGGAGGCAACGGCGCTGAAAACTCCGGTGGAGATCGGCGTGGCAACGGGGACGGACATTTTCAAGGTAACAGTAACCAGTAATGCCCCTGAAAACTATGTGCTAGGAACCACTGAGGTTACTTGGACCGCTACGGATGCGAATGGCAATGTTAGCACGGGTGTGCAGAAGATTACGGTAGTGGACACCACGAAGCCAGTGTTGAAGCTTCCGGCTGACAAAACGGTGGAGGCAACGGCGCTGAAAACTCCGGTGGAGATCGGCGTGGCAACGGGGACGGACATTTTCAAGGTAACAGTAACCAGTAATGCCCCTGAAAGCTATGTGCTAGGAACCACTGAGGTTACTTGGACCGCTACGGATGCGAACGGCAATGTCAGCACGGGCGTGCAGAAGATCACGGTGGTAGATACAACGAAGCCAGTGTTGAAGCTACCGGTTGACAAGACGGTGGAGGCAACGGCGCTGAAAACTCCGGTGGAGATCGGCGTGGCAACGGGGACTGACATTTTCAAGGTAACAGTAACCAGTAATGCCCCTGAAAACTATGTGCTAGGAACCACTGAGGTTACTTGGACCGCTACGGATGCGAATGGCAATGTTAGCACGGGTGTGCAGAAGATTACGGTAGTGGACACCACGAAGCCAGTGTTGAAGCTTCCGGCTGACAAAACGGTGGAGGCAACGGCGCTGAAAACTCCGGTGGAGATCGGCGTGGCAACGGGGACTGACATTTTCAAGGTAACAGTAACCAGTAATGCCCCTGAAAACTATGTGCTAGGAACCACTGAGGTTACTTGGACCGCTACGGATGCGAACGGCAATGTTAGCACGGGTGTGCAGAAGATTACGGTGGTGGATACCACGAAGCCAGTGTTGAAAGCTCCAGCAGATGTTGCTGTTCCGGCAACCGGAACCAAAACGCTTGTGAACCTGGGCCAAGCTACAGCGAGCGACATCTTCGGAGTTGTGCTGAAGAATGATGCTCCGGCTGACGGCTTCCCGTTAGGGAAAACAGTGGTCACCTGGACGGCTACGGATGTGAACGGTAATGTATCGACGGCGGTGCAGAATGTAACTGTTACACAGACGTTCAAGGTTCAATCGTTTAATGCGAGCCGAAGCAGCCTGACGAATACGATTTTCCCGAGAATATCCTTTGAGAATACCAGCAAGTCGACCTTGCAGCTCTCCAGCATCAAGCTTAGATATTACTACACTATCGATGGCGAGAGATTCCAGAGCTTCTATACGGATTATGCCAGAGTAGCAGGCTCGAATACGAGGGTGATCCAACCTTACGTCACAGGAAGCTTCCAGAAGACAACAGGCAAAACCGGCAGTGACTATTACCTGGAAGTCGGCTTCACCAGCGGTGCCGGAAGTCTTAAGCCTGGAGAAAGTGTAGAAATTCAGTGCAGATTCTGGAAATCGGATTTCTCTAATTACTATCAGACTAATGATTATTCCTTCAATGGACTGGCAACGGGCTTCACTGATACCAGCAAGATTACGGCCTACTCCTACGGCAATCTGATTGCAGGAATGGAACCGTAA
- a CDS encoding DUF1906 domain-containing protein — MAKGFDCAAPLTRTLAKKFKEDGYEFVCRYLVPSGWKRLTQAEAVAISAAGLQIVSVYETTASRALGGRAAGLTDGAIAAQTALAVGQPAGSRIYFAVDFDASAKQMDTVIQYITAAGEAARNYQSGVYGSVTVIEAAMAAKACTGFWQTYAWSKGRKAEGIHLYQYDNGPKGLGQPVHGVNVDLNQSSGEAGWWSTQSAAVPVPGNANGEGKDYMMKKEDAGKIIAFLQAAYMAAGNAESGKEFHRLANELRKASGQAADPNNR; from the coding sequence ATGGCCAAAGGCTTTGATTGCGCAGCACCGCTAACACGCACACTGGCAAAGAAATTCAAGGAGGATGGCTACGAATTCGTATGCCGTTACCTCGTGCCCTCCGGCTGGAAAAGGTTAACCCAGGCAGAGGCGGTTGCTATCAGCGCTGCGGGGCTGCAAATTGTCTCTGTGTATGAAACGACCGCCAGCCGTGCGCTGGGAGGCCGTGCAGCCGGTCTGACAGACGGGGCGATTGCCGCACAGACGGCTCTTGCGGTTGGACAACCTGCCGGGAGCCGGATCTACTTTGCCGTTGATTTCGACGCTTCAGCGAAGCAGATGGACACGGTGATCCAGTATATTACGGCAGCGGGAGAAGCCGCCCGGAATTACCAGTCGGGTGTCTACGGGAGCGTTACGGTTATTGAAGCTGCAATGGCCGCTAAGGCCTGCACCGGCTTTTGGCAGACGTATGCCTGGAGTAAAGGCCGGAAAGCAGAGGGTATCCACTTGTATCAATATGACAACGGTCCCAAGGGACTAGGTCAACCGGTTCACGGAGTGAATGTAGACCTCAACCAGTCCAGCGGAGAAGCCGGCTGGTGGAGCACACAGTCTGCCGCGGTTCCTGTACCAGGCAATGCAAACGGAGAGGGGAAAGACTATATGATGAAGAAAGAGGATGCGGGCAAAATCATTGCTTTTCTTCAAGCAGCTTATATGGCAGCAGGTAATGCAGAGTCTGGAAAAGAATTTCACCGTCTGGCGAATGAGCTGCGCAAAGCCTCGGGCCAAGCGGCAGACCCGAATAATCGTTAA
- a CDS encoding helix-turn-helix domain-containing protein, with translation MEAQGTGSPEGKPYPFIETVKRAQSGDKASMEDILSLFSVDIEYLSRFIMLPREEAIQTLKIELINIVYQDL, from the coding sequence ATGGAAGCGCAAGGGACTGGAAGTCCTGAAGGAAAACCTTACCCATTCATCGAGACCGTAAAAAGGGCGCAAAGCGGCGATAAAGCGTCCATGGAGGATATCCTTAGCCTGTTCTCGGTGGACATCGAATATTTATCACGGTTCATTATGCTGCCGCGGGAGGAAGCGATTCAGACCTTAAAGATTGAACTCATAAATATTGTTTATCAGGACTTGTAA
- a CDS encoding RNA polymerase sigma factor: MVTCDDELVETCRKLLKRSAWRIQYKTRIQLIRESNPLYDNEIYDNSFESMVVSELFVDELLDMLPWEKCRYIIKKTVIEGMPEQEVAAELQMTQQGVSKWKRKGLEVLKENLTHSSRP; the protein is encoded by the coding sequence ATGGTTACCTGTGATGACGAACTAGTTGAAACCTGCAGGAAATTATTAAAACGCTCAGCATGGAGAATCCAGTACAAGACTCGCATTCAGCTTATACGGGAAAGTAATCCGCTCTACGATAATGAAATCTACGATAACAGCTTTGAAAGTATGGTCGTATCTGAGTTGTTCGTCGATGAGCTTCTGGATATGCTGCCTTGGGAAAAATGCAGATATATCATCAAAAAAACAGTCATCGAAGGAATGCCCGAACAAGAAGTAGCAGCCGAGCTGCAAATGACTCAACAGGGGGTTAGCAAATGGAAGCGCAAGGGACTGGAAGTCCTGAAGGAAAACCTTACCCATTCATCGAGACCGTAA